A region of the Phycisphaerae bacterium genome:
CCTGCTCGCTCCACACGCCCCGCCCGACCCCCTCGACGAGGGCGTGCCCGACGAAGCCCCGGAGTTTACCGACGGCGACGCCGAGTGGATTCCCGGCTACTGGGCCTGGGATGACGAAGAGAACGAGTACATTTGGATCAGCGGCGTCTGGCGGGTTCCGCCGCCTGACGCCGACTGGGTGCCCGGACACTGGACCGCCACGCGGGAGGGCTATCGCTGGGTGCCGGGATTCTGGTCCACCGACGAGGATCGCGAACTGGAGTATCTGCCGCGGCCGCCGAAGAATCTGGACGAGGGTCCGGTGGGTCCGCCGCCGAGCCCCGACTACATCTGGGTACCCGGGTCATGGTACTTCGAGGCGAACTATGAGTGGGTGGCCCCGCCGACGGTCCGCGTCGAGCGCCGTGATGGCTACTTCTGGCGGCCGGGGTATTGGCTCCGGGCCCGTCCGGACTGGGTGTGGATCCCGGCCCGTTATGTCTGGTCGCCCGGTGGGGTCGTGTTCGTGGATGGCCATTGGGATTTCGTGGTCGAGCGTCGTGGCTTGCTGTTTGCGCCCGTGCGCGTCGCGCGGCCGCTGTTCTTCCACCGGCGCATCCACTATGTCCCGCAGATCGTCATCAGCACCGACATCTTCACGGTCCATCTCTTTACACGGCCGAGTTACGTTCACTACTACTTCGGGGACTATTACGCGCCCGACTACGTGCGGCGCGGGATTCAACCCTGGTTTGAAGTTCGGCGCGGCTGCTATGACCCGATCTACGTGACGTATGCCTGGCGGTATCGCGACAATGGGACCTGGCTCGACGGACTGCGTCGCACGTATGAGCGTCGGCGGGTGGTGGTCGCGGAACGGCCGCCGCGCACGTACCGGGTCCAGCTTGAACGGGTCCGCCGCGTGCCGGAGGCCGAGCGCCGCACGTTGATCGTGGGCCGGTCGGTGCGCGAGCTGCGCTCCGACGACGCGCGGTATCGATTCCGTACGCTGGATGAAGGTCGCCGGACGACGATCACCCGCAACGTGGACGGGCTGCGTGACCTGCGCCGGCAGCGCGCCACCTGGGAGGCGGATGCGCAGCGCCCGACGGGTGAACGCGGTCGTACGGCCCCGCGGCCCGGAACCGAGCGCGTGTCCCGCGAACCCGGGCAGGAGCGCCC
Encoded here:
- a CDS encoding YXWGXW repeat-containing protein gives rise to the protein MKALFRITLTAFILMSVDLLPGLFTLTPASAQWAPFPVRRRPAQTDAMQQSGVEVLTRGPVHEAFASPVNLDPEAGLLAPHAPPDPLDEGVPDEAPEFTDGDAEWIPGYWAWDDEENEYIWISGVWRVPPPDADWVPGHWTATREGYRWVPGFWSTDEDRELEYLPRPPKNLDEGPVGPPPSPDYIWVPGSWYFEANYEWVAPPTVRVERRDGYFWRPGYWLRARPDWVWIPARYVWSPGGVVFVDGHWDFVVERRGLLFAPVRVARPLFFHRRIHYVPQIVISTDIFTVHLFTRPSYVHYYFGDYYAPDYVRRGIQPWFEVRRGCYDPIYVTYAWRYRDNGTWLDGLRRTYERRRVVVAERPPRTYRVQLERVRRVPEAERRTLIVGRSVRELRSDDARYRFRTLDEGRRTTITRNVDGLRDLRRQRATWEADAQRPTGERGRTAPRPGTERVSREPGQERPRSEVAATERPYRVKLPASSISGRKGEARRAPAVERAPTTDTPTPRKIKRTSEGTRR